The segment GGAAACCTGGACTCGCGGGCCGGCGCCGAGGTGCTGGGCTTCCTGCGCAGGTCGGTCGACGACCTGGGCCAGACGATCGTGATGGTCACGCACGACCCGGTGGCGGCCTCGTACGCCGACCGCGTCATCTTCCTCGCGGACGGCCGGATCGTGGACGAGATGACCGACCCGACGTCGGAGTCCGTGCTGAACCGCATGGCGGCCTTCGACGCGCGCGGGAGGACGTCATGACCGTCGTCAAGACCTCGATGCGCAACTTCGTCGCGCACAAGGGACGTATGGCGCTCAGCGCGATAGCCGTCCTGCTGTCGGTGGGATTCGTGTGCGGCACGCTCGTCTTCACCGACACCATGACCTCGACCTTCGACAAGCTGTTCGCGGTCACCGCCGCCGATGTCACCGTCAGCGCCAAGGACGCGCCCGGCGGCAACGAGCAGCAGCAGACCGCCAAGGCGGCCTCCGTACCGGCCTCGGTGCTCACCGGACTGAGGAAGACCGACGGGGTGAAGTCCGCCCTGGGCGACGTCAGCAACATGGCGCTCACTGTCGTCACCGGCAAGGGCAACGACAACCTCAGCCCGTCCTCCGGTGCCCCGACCATCGGCACCAACTGGGACTCCAGTGAGCTGAAGGTCGTGGACCTCACCTCCGGCCATGCCCCGCGCGGGCCCACCGAGGTGATGGTGGACAAGGACACCGCCGACAAGCACCACCTGAAGCTGGGCGACGAACTGCGGGTCATCGCGGCCCCCGGGGAGTTCCGGGCGAAGATCACCGGCATCACGACCTTCAAGGTCACCAACCCCGGTGCGGCGGTCTTCTACTTCGACACGCCCACCGCGCAGACCAGGCTGCTCGGCTCGGCGGACGCGTACTCCAACATCATGCTCACCGCCGACCAGGGCGTCAGCGACGAGCAGCTCAAGAAGACCGTCGCCGCGGACCTCGGCACCGGATACAAGGTCCAGACCCAGGCCGAGTTCACCGCCGAGAACAAGCAGGGCATCGACTCCTTCCTCGGCGTCATCAAGACCGCGATGCTCGGCTTCGCCGGGATCGCCCTCCTGGTGGGCATCTTCCTGATCGTCAACACCTTCTCGATGCTGGTGGCGCAGCGCACTCGCGAGATCGGCCTCATGCGGGCCATCGGCGCCAGTCGTAGCCAGGTCAACCGGTCCGTGCTGGTCGAGGCGACCGTGCTCGGCGTCGTCGGGTCGATCCTGGGCATCGGGGGCGGCGTGGGGATCGCCGTACTGCTCATGAAGCTGATGAGCAAGCTGGGCATGAACCTCGACACCTCCGAGCTGACCATCAAGACCGCCACACCGCTGATCGGCCTCGCCGTGGGCGTCATCGTCACCGTCCTGGCCGCCTACCTGCCCGCCCGCCGGGCCGGCAAGGTCTCCCCGATGGCCGCCCTGCGCGACGCCGGCACCCCGGCGGACGGCAAGGCGGGCCGGATCCGGGCCGCGATCGGACTGCTCCTCACCGGTGCGGGCGGCGTGGCGCTGTACGCCACCGCGCAGGCCACCAAGGCCAGCACCGGCGGGCTGACACTGGCCGCCGGAGTGGTCCTCACCCTCGTCGGATTCGTCGTCGTCGGCCCGCTCCTGGCCGGTGTCGTCGTCCGGGTCATCAGCGCGGGCGTCCTGCGGATCTTCGGCCCCGTCGGGCGGCTCGCCGAGCGCAACGCGCTGCGCAACCCCCGCCGTACGGGTGCCACGGCCGCCGCCCTCATGATCGGCCTCGCCCTGGTCGCGGGCCTGTCGGTGGTCGGGTCGTCCATGGTGGCCTCCGCCGGCGACCAGCTCGACAAGTCGGTCGGCGCGGACTTCATCATCCAGTCGCCCACCGGCCTGCCCATCGCCCCCGAGGTCGAGAAGGCGATCAAGACGACGCCCGACCTCGCCCACGTGACGGACTACAAGTCGATCCCGGTCCACATCACCGCCCCCGGCGGCAAGCCCGAGACCACCGACCTGTCCGCCGCCGACCCGACCTACGCCGAGGACCTCCAGGTCAAGACGGTCTCGGGCAAGCTGTCGGACGCGTACGGCAAGAACGCGATCTCGCTCGGCGAGTCCTACGCCAACCGCAAGCACATCAAGGTCGGCGACCAGGTCACCGTGGCCTTCGACGGCGGCTCGACCGCGAAGCTCACCGTCGCGGCGATCACGTCCAAGGACACCGTCTTCGACCAGGGCGCGATGTACGTCAACATCACGACCGTCGCCCGGTACCTGCCGGCCGACAAGATGCCGATGAACGTCATCATGTTCGCCTCGGCGAAGTCCGGGCAGCAGGACGCGGCCTACACCTCGCTCAAGAAGTCCCTGGACGGCTACCCGCAGGTCCAGGTCAAGGACCAGGCCGACTACAAGCAGCTGCTCAAGGACCAGATCGGGCAGCTCCTGAACCTGATCTACGGGCTGCTGGCGCTGGCGATCATCGTCGCCATCCTGGGCGTCGTGAACACCCTCGCCCTGTCGGTGGTCGAGCGGACCCGGGAGATCGGCCTCATGCGGGCCATCGGGATGTCCCGTCGGCAGCTGCGCCGCATGATCCGCCTCGAATCGATCGTCATCGCCCTGTTCGGCGCGGTCCTGGGCCTGGGCCTCGGCCTCGGCTGGGGCGCCACCGCCCAGCAGCTGCTGGCGCTGAACGGCCTCAACGTCCTGGAGATCCCCTGGGGGACCATCATCACGGTCTTCATCGGATCGGCCTTCGTGGGCCTGGCGGCGGCCCTCTTCCCGGCCTTCCGGGCGGGTCGGATGAACGTCCTCAACGCCATCGCGACGGACTAGGACAGTCGTGGTGGAGTCCGCGGCCGACGGGGTTTCCCGTCGGCCGCGGACGCGTGTGTCGGTGGGGCGTCGTAGGCTGGGACACCCCGGCCCGTTCGACGTGTCGGGCGGTTCGCGTTGCCAGTAAAGCCAGTACGCCAGTAATTGGGGACGGAAAGCCTTCATGAGCCTGAACGGTCTGCTCGATGTCGTTGTCGGCGATCCGGCCCTCTCCGAGGCGGTGAAGACCGCCGCCGGCGGCACCCGTCCGCACGTGGACATCGTGGGCCCGCCCGCCGCGCGGGCCTTCGCCATCGGGGCGCTGGCGGCCCGCGCGGGGCGTACGGTCCTGGCGGTCACGGCCACCGGCCGCGAGGCGGAAGACCTGGCGGCGGCGCTGCGCTCGCTGCTCCCGGAGGACGCCGTGGCGGAGTACCCGGCCTGGGAGACCCTGCCGCACGAGCGGCTCTCCCCGCGCTCGGACACCGTCGGCCGCCGCCTCGCCGTCCTGCGGCGGCTCGCGCACCCCAGCGCGGACGACCCGACGGCCGGGCCGGTGAAGGTGGTCGTCGCGCCCATCCGCTCCGTACTGCAGCCGCAGGTGCAGGGCCTCGGCGACCTGGTCCCGGTGGCGCTGCGCAGCGGGCAGAACGCCGACCTCGGCGCGGTCGTGGACGCGCTGGCGGCGGCCGCGTACGCCCGCGTGGAGCTGGTCGAGAAGCGCGGCGAGTTCGCCGTGCGCGGCGGCATCCTGGATGTCTTCCCGCCCACCGAGGAGCACCCGCTGCGGGTGGAGTTCTGGGGCGACGACGTCGAGGAGATCCGTTACTTCAAGGTCGCCGACCAGCGCAGCCTGGAGGTCGCCGAGCACGGCCTGTGGGCGCCGCCCTGCCGCGAGCTGCTGCTGACCGACGCCGTACGGGCCAAGGCGGCGGCCCTGTCCGCCGAGCATCCCGAGCTGCACGAACTGCTCGACAAGATCGCCGAGGGCATCGCGGTCGAGGGCATGGAAGCCCTGGCCCCGGTGCTGGTGGACGACATGGAGCTGCTGCTCGACGTGCTGCCCGCCGCCAGCATGACGGTGGTCTGCGACCCGGAACGCGTACGCACCCGCGCCGCCGACCTCGTCGCGACCAGCCGCGAGTTCCTGGAGGCCTCCTGGGCGGCCTCGGCGGGCGGCGGCGAGGCCCCGATCGACCTGGGCGCGGCCAGCCTGTGGGGCATCGCGGACGTCCGCGACCACGCCCGTGAACTGGGCATGCAGTGGTGGACGCTCAGCCCCTTCGCCGCCGGCGAGGAGGAGGACCTCGACGGCGACACCGTCCGGCTCGGCATGCACGCCCCCGAGGTCTACCGGGGCGACACCGCCCGCGCCCTGGCCGACACCAAGGGCTGGCTGGCCGAGGGCTGGCGCACGGTCTACGTCACCGAGGGACACGGCCCCGCCGCCCGCATCGTCGAGGTGCTGGGCAACGAGGGCATCGCCGCCCGCCTGGACACCGACCTCCCCGCCGCCGCCATCGAGCCCTCCGTCGTCCATGTGGCGACCGGCTCCATCGAGAACGGCTTCATCGACCCGGCGCTCAAGCTCGCCGTCCTCACCGAGACCGATCTGTCCGGCCAGAAGTCCTCCACCAAGGACATGGGCCGCATGCCGTCCCGGCGCCGTAAGACCATCGACCCGCTCACCCTCCAGCCGGGCGACTACATCGTCCACGAGCAGCACGGCGTCGGCCGCTACGTCGAGATGGTCCAGCGCACCGTCCAGGGCGCCACCCGCGAATATCTGCTGGTCGAGTACGCCGCCGCCAAGAAGGGCCAGCCCGGCGACCGGCTCTTCGTCCCCACCGACCAGCTTGAGCAGATCACCAAGTACGTCGGCGGCGAGGCGCCCTCCCTGCACCGCCTGGGCGGCGCCGACTGGACGAAGACCAAGGCGCGGGCGAAGAAGGCCGTCAAGGAGATCGCCGCCGACCTGATCCGGCTCTACTCCGCCCGGATGGCCGCCCCCGGCCACACCTTCGGCCCGGACACCCCCTGGCAGCGCGAGCTGGAGGACGCCTTCCCGTACGCCGAGACCCCCGACCAGCTCACCACCATCGCCGAGGTCAAGGAGGACATGGAGAAGTCCGTCCCCATGGACCGCCTGATCTGCGGCGATGTTGGATACGGTAAAACCGAAATCGCTGTGAGAGCTGCGTTTAAAGCCGTCCAGGACGGCAAGCAGGTGGCGGTCCTGGTCCCGACCACGCTCCTCGTCCAGCAGCACTTCTCCACCTTCTCCGAGCGCTACTCCCAGTTCCCCGTCATCGTGAAGGCGCTGTCCCGCTTCCAGAGCGACAGCCAGGCGAAGGCGGTCCTGGAGGGGCTCCGGGAGGGCTCGGTCGATGTCGTGATCGGTACGCACCGGCTGTTCTCGTCGGAGACGAGGTTCAAGGACCTGGGCCTGGTCATCGTCGACGAGGAGCAGCGCTTCGGCGTCGAGCACAAGGAGCAGCTCAAGAAGCTCCGCGCCAACGTCGACGTCCTCACGATGTCCGCCACGCCGATTCCCCGCACCCTGGAGATGGCCGTCACCGGCATCCGCGAGATGTCCACCATCACCACCCCGCCCGAGGAGCGCCACCCGGTCCTCACCTTCGTCGGCCCGTACGAGGAGAAGCAGATCGCCGCCGCGATCCGGCGTGAGCTGTTGAGGGAGGGCCAGGCCTTCTACATCCACAACCGCGTCGAATCCATCGACAAGGCGGCCTCCAGGCTGCGTGATCTGGTGCCCGAGGCCCGGATCGCCACGGCGCACGGGCAGATGGGCGAGAGCGCGCTGGAGCAGGTCGTCGTCGACTTCTGGGAGAAGAAGTTCGACGTCCTGGTCTCCACGACGATCGTCGAGTCCGGCATCGACATCTCCAACGCCAACACGCTGATCGTCGAGCGCGGCGACAACTTCGGCCTCTCCCAGCTCCACCAGTTGCGTGGGCGGGTCGGCCGCTCGCGCGAGCGCGGCTACGCGTACTTCCTCTACCCGCCGGAGAAGCCGCTCACCGAGACCGCCCACGAGCGCCTCGCCACGATCGCCCAGCACACGGAGATGGGCGCCGGCATGTACGTCGCCATGAAGGACCTGGAGATCCGCGGCGCCGGCAACCTGCTCGGCGGCGAGCAGTCCGGCCACATCGCCGGTGTCGGCTTCGACCTCTACATCCGCATGGTCGGGGAGGCCGTCGCCGACTACCGCAGTGCCCTCGAAGCGGGCGGCGAGCCCGAGGAGACCCTCCTCGACGTCAAGATCGAGCTCCCCGTCGACGCCCACGTCCCCCACGACTACGCCCCCGGCGAGCGCCTCCGCCTCCAGGCCTACCGCGCCATCGCCGCCGCCAGCTCCGAGGCCGACATCACCGCGGTCCGAGAAGAGCTCACCGACCGCTACGGCAAGCTCCCCGAGCCCGTTGAGAACCTCTTGTTGGTCGCCGCCCTCCGCCTCCTCGCCCGCAAGGTCGGCGTCGCCGACATCACCCTCGCCGGTGCCAACGTCCGCTTCTCCCCGGTCGAGTTGCGCGAGTCCCAGGAACTGCGGCTCAGCCGGCTCTACCCCCGTACGGTCATCAAGCACCCCGCCAAACAGATCCTCGTCCCCCGGCCCACCACCGCCCGCATCGGCGGCAAGCCGGTCGTGGGGCGCGAGCTCTTGACCTGGACGGCGGAGTTCCTGACCACGATCCTCGACAACTGACCGTCGGCGGTGGTTGCTGGTTCCGTCCTCAAGCGCCGGACGGGCTGGGGCCCCTCTTGTCTGCGGTCCTCGCGGGCGCTTCGCTGGCTTCGGGCCGCTGCGCCGGCCTCCGGCCGTCGGAGGGGTGGGCGCGGTTGCGGTGCCCTCGGCCGTGGCCGAGGGTTCCGTCCTCAATCGCCGGACGGGCTGGGTCGGTCGTGGGGTTGGGGGCGCCTGCCGGGGCCTCTCTCCTCGGCGCTCGCGACTCTGGTCGACCGCATCCGTGCCCGGGATCCTCGCTCGTCGCCTGCGGGAGAACCCCTCCACCGCCCCCGCCCGGCCGGAAGACAAGTTCCAGCCCGTCCGGGGTTGAGGACCTGTACCCCCACCGGCCGGTGGCCGCGTACGGGCCGAAGGGGACGGTGGAGGGATGCGCCCGGAAGCGACGAGCGAGGATCCCGGGCAACGAACCCGGCCGACCCGAGTCGCGAGCGCTGAGGACGCAGTCCCGGCAGGCGGCCCCGACCGTACGACAGCAGCAGGCGCACACCGGCCGACCCAGCCCGTCCGGCGCTTGAGGACGGAACGGGTAACCATGCCGGACGGTAAGGGGGTTTCGTCCCGGGACGGGAAGTTCGGAAATCCTCCCGTAATGCCGGGGCCCCGTCACAGCGCGTGGCCCCCACCCGCCCCCCGGAGGGCCCCGCTCCGGTTGGCCTGGGCGGATGCCAGACGGCCGACCGCCAGGGATGACGTGCGGTAGCGACCGGGCCGTTGGGGGGCTACTGGTCGGTACCAATGGCGTTCGCGGAGTGAGATGACTGGCATGCTCATTTCACTCAGAGTTAACCTCGGGAAATCTACCCGCGTATACCTCGCCGCGTCACCATGGTGCGCGTCGCAAGTCCCCCACGCGCACCGCCCGTTCCCCCTGGAGTCCTCCATGCGCATATCCCTGCGTTCTCGCGTGATCGCCCTCGCCACGGCCGCCCTGTCGGCCGGGGCCTTCCTTCTCACCTCGGGTGCGGCGCCGGCGTCGGCCGCGCTGCCGACCCCGGTGTCGGTGGCGACGGCCAAGACGTACCTCGCGTCGCTGACCGTGGCGACGGAGGACCGTACCGGGTACGACCGGGACCTGTTCCCGACCTGGATCACGATCTCGGGGACGTGCAACACCCGGGAGACGGTGATCAAGCGCGACGGCACCAGCGTGGTCGTCAACTCCGCGTGCACCGCGACCAGCGGCTCCTGGTACTCGCAGTACGACGGAGTCACCAGCACCGACGCCAGCACCTTCGACATCGACCACGTCGTCCCGCTCGCCGAGGCCTGGGACTCGGGGGCGTCCGAATGGACCACGGCGCAGCGCCAGGCGTTCGCCAATGACGTGACCCGGCCGCAGCTGATCGCGGTGTCGGCCAGCTCCAACCGCTCGAAGGGCGATGACGACCCGGCCGAGTGGCTGCCCACCCGCACCGCGTACCAGTGCACGTATGTCCGGGCCTTCGTGCAGGTGAAGTACTACTACGACCTGTCGGTCGACTCGGCGGAGAAGGCGGCGATCAGCAGCGTCCTCAGCGGCTGCTGAGTTTCTGTTATCGCCCCGGTCCTGGTGCGTCTCCTGCTTCGTACGCCCCCGTACGCAACCGGATTCCACACAGGAGCGAAGACGTGGTCGCAGAGATCAGCCGCCGGAACATGCTGAAGATCGCCGGCGCGGCCGGCGTGGCCGCGGGCGCCGCCACCGTCGTGGGTGGCGGCGCCACGGTGGCGACGGCCGCAGGCCGGACCTTCGCGCACCCCGGCATGCTGCACACTCCGGCCGACTTCGCGCGCATGACGGCCAAGCTGAAGGCAGGCGCGAGGCCCTATACGGAGGGCTTCGCGAAGCTGACCGCGAACCGGCACGCGCAGAGCGGCTGGGTGGCGCGCCCGTCGGCCGTCGTCTACCGGGGCGGCGGCACGCCCCAGAACTACGCGACGCTCTACAACGACATCCACGCCGCCTACCAGAACGCCGTGCGCTGGCGGATCACCGGCGAGAGCGCCTATGGCGACACCGCTGTCGCCATCCTCAACGCATGGTCGGCCACGCTGACCAGCGTCCAGGGCTCGGCCGACCGGTTCCTGGCGGCCGGGCTGTACGGCTACCAGTTCGCCAACGCCGCCGAGCTCGTGCGCGACCACGACGGCTTCGAGCTGGCCCGCTTCCAGAAGATGATCAAGGACTGCTTCTACCCGCTCAGCGAGGACTTCCTCGCCCGCCACAACGGCGCCTATGTCACCAACTACTGGGCCAACTGGGACCTGACGGCCATCGCCTGCGTCCTCGCCACCGGCATCCTGTGCGACGACAGCGCCATCGTCGACCGCGCGGTGGACTACTTCAAGAACGGCGAGGGGATGGGCTCGGTCAAGAACGCGATCCCCGTCGTGTACCCCGACGGCCTCGCCGAGTGGGTCGAGGCCGGCCGCGACCAGGGCCATGCCCTGCTCGGCGTCGGCCTGATGGGCACGATCTGCGAGATGGCCTGGAACCAGGGCATCGACCTGTACGGATACGACGACAGCCGCTTCCTCAAGGGCGCCCAGTACGTGGCCAAGTGGAGCATGGGCGGGACTGTGTCCTACACGGCGAACACCCGGCAGAAGGGCGCGCCCGGCATCTGGTCGGGACGTGAGACGGCGAGTGCGGCGGCCGGTGTGGACCCGAACATGACGCGTCCGATCTGGGCCATGATCGCCAACCACTACACGAAGCGCCGGGGCCTGTCGGCCACCTATCTCACCCAGATCGCCGCCAAGGCCGCTCCGGAGGGCGGGGGCGGCGACTACGGTCCCAACAGCGGCGGTTACGACCAACTCGGCTTCGGCACGCTGCTGTTCACGCGGGACAAGGCCACCCAGGCGTCGGCCACGGCCAGCCCCACGGCCAGTCCCGCAGCGGCCGCTTCGGCTTCGGCCTCGGCCTCCGCCGCCGCGAGCCCCGCCGGTGGCACCGGCAGCGACCTGGCCGACACCGGGGCGAGCGACATCGCCGCCTGGACCGCCGCCACCGGCATCACGGCCCTGGCCGGCGGGCTGCTCCTCCTGCGCAAGCGCGGCCGGTCGAGCAGCAACAGCACCCACTAGCCCGCATCGCGCGTGCGATGCGCATGATGGCCTCGATGGTTGCCTCGTCGAGGATCACAGCGAGCACGCGGGCGGCCGCCGCCGCCCGCGTGCCACGCTGCCTTTCCGTCCGCCCGGACTAAAGCGGCTCGCCGAAGATCTTCTTCAGCTGAGCAGCGTTCGCCTGGGTGACATCCCAGAGCGCTTCCTGGCGGCCGTACACATCGGCGACGGAAGCCGCGTGGTTGTCCAGCAGCCCCAGCGCGCGCTCGGTGAGCACCGACCCCAGGTTCAGGTCGTGGACCGAGACACCCCACTCGGGGCGCTCGATGTCCGACAGGAAGTAGGCCATCTTGGGGTGCGAGATCAGGCTGATGATCGGTGTGCCGCAGCCGAAGGGGATCATGCCGGCGTGCCCGCGCATGCCGATCACGAGCTTGGTACGGGCGTAGGCGTCCCGCAGCTGGTCGGTGTCGAAGTCGTACATCGGGATGACCGGGAGCGAGATGCCGTAGGTGCGCCGCAGGTCGAAGACGAAGCGCTCGTCGTCCAGGGCGTGGGCGGCGTACCGCACCTCGGCGTGGCTGCTCAGGTTGCGTACGGCGGTGGCCATCTCCTTGAGGAAGTGGTCGTAGTCGTGGCCGAAGCGCAGCCCCGCGCGGTCGTAGGCGCAGTTGATCAGGACGGTGTCGTCGCGCTCGGCCGGGTCCTGCCAGCCGGGGACGATCTGGCGGGAGACGGTGGTCGGGCAGGGCTGGAAGATCACCCGGTCCTGGAGCTCGGAGGGCAGCAGGTCGCGGACCTTCTGCACCGAGCCGTGGTTGCGCAGGCCGAAGAACGCCGACTTGGAGACCAGCAGGCGCAGGCTCTCCTCGAACCGGCGCCGTGTGTAGGCCTGGCCGTCGAAGGCGTTGTAGCCGACCGCGAAGACCGCCAGCGGGACGTCGATGCGCTCCAGCAGCCGGTCGGGCACATTCCACTGCCAGGCGCTGTTGCCGTTCGGCGAGGTGTCCGGGATGAACAGGCCGCCGCCGCCGATGACCAGGCCCCGGCGGGAGTTGACCCGCTCCAGGGCGGCCTCGTCGAACAGCCGGTGGGCGTGGATGGAGTGCCAGCTCTTGGCGCTGGTGTCGGAGCCGAAGCACATCCGCACCGTCTCCGGCAGCACCTTGTCGCCCGCGTTGCCCTGGCGGGGCATGTAGAAGGCGACATGCGCGAGCTGCTCGGGCGCGACCCCGGTCGAGTCGTCGTAGAAGCTCAGGGTCTCCGGGAGCGTCTTCTCGTACGCGATCCGGCAGCTGCGGTCCGTGAGGTCCGCGAACAGGCCGGACCGGGCGTACTCGTGCGAGATGGTGTCGTCGCCGCGGACCCAGGCGATGTTGGACAGCCGGCCGAAGATCCGGGAGGCTGTGCCGCCGTCGGCGCTGGCGAGCAGCAGGTGCGCCTCGGCCGCGTCGTAGCGGGAGACGGACGCCAGGGCCTGGCCGAGGAGTTCGTGCACCCGGTGCTGCTGGGCGGGGATCGGGGTCCGGGTCAGGACGTCGACCGCGTCCTCGTAACGGCCCTTGCCCAGGCAGGCCATCGCCACCTCGATGACGGCCTCGAAGTCGTCGCCGTCGGCGACCACGTCGCGCCCGAAGTGCATCAGCAGGTCGGGGTGCTTGTCGCCGGTCAGCGCCAGGAACTCGGCGGTGAACTCCTGCTGGCTCAGCGAGAAGCGCTCCCACGCGGCCTCGGCCTCGGAGTAGCCCTGCTCGCCGCCGGTCCACGGCTTGTGGCGGCCGGTGAAGTGCAGGATGGCCACGTCCTCGGGCACCGGCTTGTCGCCGGACAGCCGCCGCTTGACGTAGTTGTAGCCGGCGTCAAGCCGGACGAACTTGTGCTCCAGCAGGGCGTTCAGGATGCCCTGGTCGTGCTTGTCGAGCTCGTACTTGCCGGACTTGCCGGTGGCGTCGATCTGCGCGCAGAAGGAGTCGGTCAGGTACTCCTTCTGGATGACCAGCAGACCGCTGTTGAGCTTGGTCTGCTCCTTGAGGTACTGCGGCACCGCGCCGAGGCCGGTGCGCATGGAGAGCAGTTCGCTCAGATCGCCCAGGACCACCATGTCGGTGTCGAGGGTGATGATCGTGTCGTAGTCCCGGAAGCGGAACACGTCGAGGATGAAGTAGGCCTTGCGGACCAGGTAGTTCTCCTGGTCGCCCTTGACGTAGCCGTCGTAGCGGGAGGGGTCCACCCGGCGCAGGACGATGCGCGGGTGGAGGCGGCGGATCGCGGTGATCGACGAGGGCTGGAGGTCGTCGTAGAGGACGATGAAGTCCTCGCACACCTTGGGGTTGGTCAGGGCCAGGCTGCGCAGCAGATTGAGGAAGCCGGGCAGGTAGTTCTCGTCAACGTACGAGGCGAAGGCGATGCGGCGCTTGCCGGTCAGCGTCTCGCTCCGGACTGCCGAGTCCAGGAGGGGGGCGGTCATCGGAGCGATATCCTCATTTCAGTGACGTCCTGGGCGCGGGACATGACCCACTCCTTTTCCTGCGAATAGCCGTGCACCCCTGCGATGGGCAGTTTCATCGCTTCCGGCAGGCGGTAGGCGCCGCTGTCGTAGAAGTCGAATCCGAAGAGGTCGAGCTTCGGGCTGACATCCAGGAAGTCCAGCAGCCAGAGCATGTTGAAGCCGCTGGTCGGGATGTGCTCCCACTTGCTCTCGTCCATGCGGCCGATTTCGCGCACCGGCCAGCGCAGGGTGCGGTCGTTGACGTAGCCCTGCGCACCCGGGATGAGGCGCTGGCGCAGCGAGCGCTTCCACTGGCCGTGGATGCCGCCGAAGACCAGGCGGATCGGGACCTGCTTGTCCCAGTTGAAGTTGTGCAGGTGGATCGTGGTGTGGATGTCGGTCTTGGTGCCGGTGGCCGTCGCGTCCAGCTTGAAGGAGTTGAAGCGGACCACGAGGTCGTACGAGTCGATCTCGGCGCCCATGGTGCTGGTGCCGATCCGCTGGGAGTTGGCCACCAGGCAGACGGACTTGCCGGCGATGAGGTTGCGGAAGTCGCTCAGCCCGACCACCTGGGTGCTGCCCAGGGTGGGGTCGGGGACCTTCTCCATGTCGCGCAGGCGGCGGTCCTCGGAGTAGAGCTTGATCAGGCTCCTGGACTCCACGGCGCCGTTCTTGCGGTCCTGGCGCAGCCGGAACGAGATCAGGTCGGCGA is part of the Streptomyces sp. NBC_01262 genome and harbors:
- a CDS encoding HNH endonuclease family protein translates to MRISLRSRVIALATAALSAGAFLLTSGAAPASAALPTPVSVATAKTYLASLTVATEDRTGYDRDLFPTWITISGTCNTRETVIKRDGTSVVVNSACTATSGSWYSQYDGVTSTDASTFDIDHVVPLAEAWDSGASEWTTAQRQAFANDVTRPQLIAVSASSNRSKGDDDPAEWLPTRTAYQCTYVRAFVQVKYYYDLSVDSAEKAAISSVLSGC
- a CDS encoding alginate lyase family protein produces the protein MLKIAGAAGVAAGAATVVGGGATVATAAGRTFAHPGMLHTPADFARMTAKLKAGARPYTEGFAKLTANRHAQSGWVARPSAVVYRGGGTPQNYATLYNDIHAAYQNAVRWRITGESAYGDTAVAILNAWSATLTSVQGSADRFLAAGLYGYQFANAAELVRDHDGFELARFQKMIKDCFYPLSEDFLARHNGAYVTNYWANWDLTAIACVLATGILCDDSAIVDRAVDYFKNGEGMGSVKNAIPVVYPDGLAEWVEAGRDQGHALLGVGLMGTICEMAWNQGIDLYGYDDSRFLKGAQYVAKWSMGGTVSYTANTRQKGAPGIWSGRETASAAAGVDPNMTRPIWAMIANHYTKRRGLSATYLTQIAAKAAPEGGGGDYGPNSGGYDQLGFGTLLFTRDKATQASATASPTASPAAAASASASASAAASPAGGTGSDLADTGASDIAAWTAATGITALAGGLLLLRKRGRSSSNSTH
- a CDS encoding ABC transporter permease is translated as MTVVKTSMRNFVAHKGRMALSAIAVLLSVGFVCGTLVFTDTMTSTFDKLFAVTAADVTVSAKDAPGGNEQQQTAKAASVPASVLTGLRKTDGVKSALGDVSNMALTVVTGKGNDNLSPSSGAPTIGTNWDSSELKVVDLTSGHAPRGPTEVMVDKDTADKHHLKLGDELRVIAAPGEFRAKITGITTFKVTNPGAAVFYFDTPTAQTRLLGSADAYSNIMLTADQGVSDEQLKKTVAADLGTGYKVQTQAEFTAENKQGIDSFLGVIKTAMLGFAGIALLVGIFLIVNTFSMLVAQRTREIGLMRAIGASRSQVNRSVLVEATVLGVVGSILGIGGGVGIAVLLMKLMSKLGMNLDTSELTIKTATPLIGLAVGVIVTVLAAYLPARRAGKVSPMAALRDAGTPADGKAGRIRAAIGLLLTGAGGVALYATAQATKASTGGLTLAAGVVLTLVGFVVVGPLLAGVVVRVISAGVLRIFGPVGRLAERNALRNPRRTGATAAALMIGLALVAGLSVVGSSMVASAGDQLDKSVGADFIIQSPTGLPIAPEVEKAIKTTPDLAHVTDYKSIPVHITAPGGKPETTDLSAADPTYAEDLQVKTVSGKLSDAYGKNAISLGESYANRKHIKVGDQVTVAFDGGSTAKLTVAAITSKDTVFDQGAMYVNITTVARYLPADKMPMNVIMFASAKSGQQDAAYTSLKKSLDGYPQVQVKDQADYKQLLKDQIGQLLNLIYGLLALAIIVAILGVVNTLALSVVERTREIGLMRAIGMSRRQLRRMIRLESIVIALFGAVLGLGLGLGWGATAQQLLALNGLNVLEIPWGTIITVFIGSAFVGLAAALFPAFRAGRMNVLNAIATD
- the mfd gene encoding transcription-repair coupling factor gives rise to the protein MSLNGLLDVVVGDPALSEAVKTAAGGTRPHVDIVGPPAARAFAIGALAARAGRTVLAVTATGREAEDLAAALRSLLPEDAVAEYPAWETLPHERLSPRSDTVGRRLAVLRRLAHPSADDPTAGPVKVVVAPIRSVLQPQVQGLGDLVPVALRSGQNADLGAVVDALAAAAYARVELVEKRGEFAVRGGILDVFPPTEEHPLRVEFWGDDVEEIRYFKVADQRSLEVAEHGLWAPPCRELLLTDAVRAKAAALSAEHPELHELLDKIAEGIAVEGMEALAPVLVDDMELLLDVLPAASMTVVCDPERVRTRAADLVATSREFLEASWAASAGGGEAPIDLGAASLWGIADVRDHARELGMQWWTLSPFAAGEEEDLDGDTVRLGMHAPEVYRGDTARALADTKGWLAEGWRTVYVTEGHGPAARIVEVLGNEGIAARLDTDLPAAAIEPSVVHVATGSIENGFIDPALKLAVLTETDLSGQKSSTKDMGRMPSRRRKTIDPLTLQPGDYIVHEQHGVGRYVEMVQRTVQGATREYLLVEYAAAKKGQPGDRLFVPTDQLEQITKYVGGEAPSLHRLGGADWTKTKARAKKAVKEIAADLIRLYSARMAAPGHTFGPDTPWQRELEDAFPYAETPDQLTTIAEVKEDMEKSVPMDRLICGDVGYGKTEIAVRAAFKAVQDGKQVAVLVPTTLLVQQHFSTFSERYSQFPVIVKALSRFQSDSQAKAVLEGLREGSVDVVIGTHRLFSSETRFKDLGLVIVDEEQRFGVEHKEQLKKLRANVDVLTMSATPIPRTLEMAVTGIREMSTITTPPEERHPVLTFVGPYEEKQIAAAIRRELLREGQAFYIHNRVESIDKAASRLRDLVPEARIATAHGQMGESALEQVVVDFWEKKFDVLVSTTIVESGIDISNANTLIVERGDNFGLSQLHQLRGRVGRSRERGYAYFLYPPEKPLTETAHERLATIAQHTEMGAGMYVAMKDLEIRGAGNLLGGEQSGHIAGVGFDLYIRMVGEAVADYRSALEAGGEPEETLLDVKIELPVDAHVPHDYAPGERLRLQAYRAIAAASSEADITAVREELTDRYGKLPEPVENLLLVAALRLLARKVGVADITLAGANVRFSPVELRESQELRLSRLYPRTVIKHPAKQILVPRPTTARIGGKPVVGRELLTWTAEFLTTILDN